Genomic DNA from Pseudomonas fluorescens:
GCCTGGGAACCGGGCATCAGGCTGGCGGCGTAGTTGCCACCGACCTTGGCCGCGCCGGTGCCTTGTGGGGCGGCGCGGTCGAAGCTGGAGATCAGGAAGTTGTGCGGGGTCAGGCCGCCCTTGAAGTAGGCGCCGACCGGGATGCAGAAAATCGAGAAGATGAACTCGGGTGCGGTGCGCACGCCGATGTTGTCACCCACGCCGATCACGAACGGGCGCAGGTACAGCGCGCCGCCGGTGCCGTAAGGCGGGATGAAGCGCTCGTTGGCGCGGACCACTTGCTTGCAGGCCTCGACGAACTGCTCGGTGTCGACGTGCGGCATCAGCAGGCGGGCGCAGCTGCGCTGCATGCGGGCGGCGTTCTGGTCCGGGCGGAACAGGTTGATGGAGCCGTCCTTGCAGCGATAGGCCTTCAGGCCTTCGAAGCACTGCTGACCGTAGTGCAGGGCGGTGGAGCCCTCGCTGATGTGCAGCACATTGTCTTCGGTCAGGGTGCCCGCGTCCCAGGCACCATCGCGCCAGTGCGACAGGTAGCGCTTGTCGGTCTTGATGTAGTCAAAGCCCAGTTTGTCCCAATTGATGCTCTCGTTACCCATGACACCCTCTATTTCTTGACAGCCGTCGAAACGGTTCAAGGCTTCTGACGTTTTTTGGATGGGGACAACAATACTTCATTCCGGGGCTGTTTCGCAGCCTGCTCGATGGGTGACAGGCAGATTTTCTGCCGACTCCCCCGTGGCGAGGGAGCTTGCTCCCGCTCGGCTGCGAAGCAGTCGTCACCCGGCCAACGCGGTGTGACTGACCGATCCTAGTGCTCGGATAGGGGCTGCTGCGCAGCCCAGCGGGAGCAAGCTCCCTCGCCACAGGTGAAACGCATGCCTACAGATGCAACGCATGCCCCAACGCCCGCAACGCCGCTTCCTGCACGGCCTCACCCAGCGTCGGATGGGCGTGGATGGTGCCGGCGATGTCCTCCAGGCGCGCGCCCATCTCCAGGGATTGGCCGAAGGCGGTGGACAGCTCCGACACGCCGACGCCGACCGCTTGCCAGCCAACGATCAGGTGATTGTCCCGGCGCGCCACGACCCGGACGAAACCGCTTTTCGATTCCAGGGTCATGGCCCGACCGTTGGCGGCGAACGGGAAGCTCGACACAATGCAATCGAGCCCGGCCGCCTTGGCTTCGTCCGGCGTCTTGCCGACCACCACCAGTTCCGGATCGGTGAAGCACACCGCGGCGATGGCCGTGGGGTTGAATTCCCGATGCTGGCCGGCGATCAGCTCGGCGACCATTTCTCCCTGGGCCATGGCTCGGTGGGCGAGCATCGGTTCACCGCTCAGGTCGCCGATGGCCCAGACGTTGCGCATGCTGGTCTGGCAGCGCTGGTCGATTTTCACTGCCGCACCGTTCATCGCCAGGTTCAACGCTTCGAGATTCCAGCCCTGGGTGTTGGGTTTGCGACCCACGGCCACCAGTACCCGGTCAGTGTCCAGGTTCAGCGTGTCGCCAGCGGGGTCACGCACTTGCAAAGTGCTGGCCTGGGCATCGAACCCTTCGACGCTGTGCTTGAGGTAGAGCTTCACGCCCAATTGCTTGAGCGCTTCGTGCACCGGTTGGGTCAGTTCGCCGTCGTAGGCCGGCAGGATCCGTTCCTGGGCCTCGACCACGCTGACCTCGGCGCCGAGCTTGCGGTAGGCGATGCCCAGTTCCAGGCCGATGTAGCCACCGCCGACCACCACCAGGTGCTTGGGCACCGAGGTGGGGGCGAGGGCTTCGGTGGAGGAAATGATTGGCCCGCCCACTGGCAGCATCGGCAGGTCGACGCTTTTCGAACCGGTGGCCAGCAGCAGGTGTTCACACTGGATGCGGGTGTCACCGACCTCGACCGTCTTGCCATCGATCACCTTGGCCCAGCCGTGAATGACCTGGACCTTGTGCTTTTTCAACAGCGCCGCGACGCCGGTGGTCAGGCGATCGACGATGCCGTCCTTCCATTCCACACTCTTGCCGATGTCCAGGCTCGGCGCCGACACCGTGATGCCCAGGGCCGAACCCTGGCTGTGGTGCCGCGTCTGGTGGAACTGCTCGGCCACGTGAATCAAGGCCTTGGACGGGATGCAGCCGATGTTCAGGCAGGTCCCGCCCAACGCCTGGCCTTCCACCAGGATGGTCGGGATGCCCAGTTGACCGGCGCGGATTGCCGCCACATAGCCGCCGGGGCCGCCGCCGATGATCAGCAGCGTGGTGTTCAAAGTCTGTTGCATGCCTTACTCCACAAACAGCGTTGCGGGTTGTTCGAGCAGGCCACGCAGGGCCTGGATGAATTGCGCCGCGTCCATGCCGTCGACCACCCGGTGATCGAAGGAACTGGAGAGGTTCATCATCTTGCGGATCACGATCTGCCCCTTGATCACCACCGGCCGTTCGACGATTTTGTTCACCCCGACAATGGCTACTTCCGGCAGGTTCAGCACCGGCGTGCTGACGATGCCGCCCAATGCCCCAAGGCTGGTCAGGGTGATGGTCGAACCGGACAGCTCATCGCGACTGGCCTTGCCCGTGCGGGCCGCCGTTGCCAGGCGCGAAATTTCCGCCGCGTTGTCCCACAGGCTGCGGGCTTCGGCGTGGCGCACCACCGGCACCATCAGGCCAACGTCGCTCTGGGTCGCGACGCCCACGTGCACCGCGCCTGAGCGGTGGATGACCTGGGCTTCGTCGTCGTAGCGGGCGTTCATTTGCGGAAAATCGCGCAGGGCCACGACCAACGCACGAACCAGGAACGGCAGCAAGGTCAGCTTGCCGCGACTGGCGCCGTGTTTTTCATTCAGATGCACCCGCAGCTCTTCCAGGGCCGTGATGTCGATTTCCTCGACGTAGCTGAAATGCGCGGCGCGTTGAGTCGCCTCCTGCATGCGCTGGGCGATCTTGCGGCGCATGCCGATCACCGGGATCTGTTGCTCATCGTGGCGCTCGGCATAGCCCGAACCGCCCTTGGCCTGGACCGACGGACCTTGGGCCAGATAGGCCTCGAGGTCTTCGTGCAGGACCCGCCCGGCCGGGCCGCTGCCCTGGACCAGGCGCAATTGAATGCCCAGGTCCAGCGCGTGTTTGCGCACGGCCGGCGACGCCAGTGGACGCTCGTCGGGATCGCGGGCCACAG
This window encodes:
- a CDS encoding branched-chain amino acid aminotransferase codes for the protein MGNESINWDKLGFDYIKTDKRYLSHWRDGAWDAGTLTEDNVLHISEGSTALHYGQQCFEGLKAYRCKDGSINLFRPDQNAARMQRSCARLLMPHVDTEQFVEACKQVVRANERFIPPYGTGGALYLRPFVIGVGDNIGVRTAPEFIFSIFCIPVGAYFKGGLTPHNFLISSFDRAAPQGTGAAKVGGNYAASLMPGSQAKKANFADCIYLDPMTHSKIEEVGSANFFGITHDNKFVTPNSPSVLPGITRLSLIELAKSRLGLEVIEGDVFIDKLSDFKEAGACGTAAVITPIGGISYKDKLHVFHSETEVGPITQKLYKELTGVQTGDVEAPAGWIVKV
- the lpdA gene encoding dihydrolipoyl dehydrogenase yields the protein MQQTLNTTLLIIGGGPGGYVAAIRAGQLGIPTILVEGQALGGTCLNIGCIPSKALIHVAEQFHQTRHHSQGSALGITVSAPSLDIGKSVEWKDGIVDRLTTGVAALLKKHKVQVIHGWAKVIDGKTVEVGDTRIQCEHLLLATGSKSVDLPMLPVGGPIISSTEALAPTSVPKHLVVVGGGYIGLELGIAYRKLGAEVSVVEAQERILPAYDGELTQPVHEALKQLGVKLYLKHSVEGFDAQASTLQVRDPAGDTLNLDTDRVLVAVGRKPNTQGWNLEALNLAMNGAAVKIDQRCQTSMRNVWAIGDLSGEPMLAHRAMAQGEMVAELIAGQHREFNPTAIAAVCFTDPELVVVGKTPDEAKAAGLDCIVSSFPFAANGRAMTLESKSGFVRVVARRDNHLIVGWQAVGVGVSELSTAFGQSLEMGARLEDIAGTIHAHPTLGEAVQEAALRALGHALHL
- a CDS encoding dihydrolipoamide acetyltransferase family protein yields the protein MGTHVIKMPDIGEGIAEVELSVWHVKVGDMVVEDQVLADVMTDKAMVDIPSPVHGRVIALGGEPGEVMAVGSELIRIEVEGAGNLKESAQQAPTPTPAAQAPKPAPVATPEPVLEKTAAPRCAPQAPVARDPDERPLASPAVRKHALDLGIQLRLVQGSGPAGRVLHEDLEAYLAQGPSVQAKGGSGYAERHDEQQIPVIGMRRKIAQRMQEATQRAAHFSYVEEIDITALEELRVHLNEKHGASRGKLTLLPFLVRALVVALRDFPQMNARYDDEAQVIHRSGAVHVGVATQSDVGLMVPVVRHAEARSLWDNAAEISRLATAARTGKASRDELSGSTITLTSLGALGGIVSTPVLNLPEVAIVGVNKIVERPVVIKGQIVIRKMMNLSSSFDHRVVDGMDAAQFIQALRGLLEQPATLFVE